In one Nocardioides luteus genomic region, the following are encoded:
- a CDS encoding Jag family protein translates to MSETVTETEDAVTEETRLKQLEQEGDIAADYLEELLDIADLDGDLDMDVEGDRAAVSIVGGDLQQLVGRHGEVLDALQELTRLAVYRETGERSRLMLDVGGYRADRRSTLMALAEETVAKVKESGAPVSLKPMSPFERKVVHDAVAAAGLTSESSGVEPRRYVVVLPE, encoded by the coding sequence GTGAGCGAGACCGTGACCGAGACTGAAGACGCGGTCACCGAAGAGACGCGCCTCAAGCAGCTCGAGCAGGAGGGTGACATCGCGGCGGACTACCTCGAGGAGCTCCTCGACATCGCCGACCTGGACGGTGACCTCGACATGGACGTCGAGGGCGACCGTGCCGCGGTCTCGATCGTCGGTGGCGACCTGCAGCAGCTGGTCGGCCGGCACGGAGAGGTCCTGGACGCGCTCCAGGAGCTGACCCGGCTCGCTGTCTACCGCGAGACCGGCGAGCGGTCCCGGCTGATGCTCGACGTCGGTGGCTACCGCGCCGACCGTCGCTCGACGCTGATGGCGCTTGCCGAGGAGACCGTCGCGAAGGTCAAGGAGTCCGGTGCGCCGGTCTCGCTCAAGCCGATGTCGCCGTTCGAGCGGAAGGTCGTCCACGACGCCGTCGCCGCCGCGGGACTCACCTCCGAGTCCTCCGGTGTGGAGCCGCGACGCTACGTGGTCGTCCTGCCTGAGTGA
- a CDS encoding L,D-transpeptidase family protein, producing the protein MNVRRTPVAIFLTTLLALGFSLGSIAAPGGAQASAPSASIGQTGFHTAYTVLYQQGSTGIGVRRVQARLKERRIYTGRVTGNYGSKTTGAVKVFQRNQHLAITGKVNQRTLDRLRSLTSTPTDAALYNLDRRCLTGRVLCVDKTDRRMRYVRAGKIVRAMDARFGCADTKTREGAFKVYRKSRNHVSSIYHTPMPYAMFFNGGQAVHYSPDFAARGYNGCSHGCVNVRNKSSIAWVFDQIRIGDRVIVYWS; encoded by the coding sequence GTGAACGTCCGTAGAACCCCGGTGGCGATCTTCCTCACCACCCTCCTTGCCCTGGGATTCTCCCTGGGCTCGATCGCGGCGCCCGGCGGCGCCCAGGCCAGTGCGCCGTCGGCCTCCATCGGCCAGACCGGCTTCCACACGGCCTACACCGTCCTCTACCAGCAGGGCTCGACCGGCATCGGGGTGCGGAGGGTTCAGGCTCGCCTCAAGGAGCGGCGCATCTACACCGGCCGCGTCACCGGCAACTACGGCTCCAAGACCACCGGCGCCGTCAAGGTCTTCCAGCGCAACCAGCACCTGGCCATCACCGGCAAGGTCAACCAGCGCACCCTCGACCGCCTCCGCTCGCTGACGAGCACCCCGACCGACGCGGCGCTCTACAACCTCGACCGCCGCTGCCTCACCGGCCGAGTGCTCTGCGTCGACAAGACCGACCGCCGGATGCGCTACGTACGCGCCGGCAAGATCGTCCGGGCGATGGATGCCCGCTTCGGTTGCGCGGACACCAAGACCCGCGAGGGCGCCTTCAAGGTCTACCGCAAGAGCCGCAACCACGTCTCGTCGATCTACCACACGCCGATGCCGTACGCGATGTTCTTCAACGGCGGCCAGGCCGTGCACTACTCGCCCGACTTCGCCGCCCGCGGCTACAACGGCTGCTCCCACGGCTGCGTGAACGTCCGCAACAAGTCGTCCATCGCGTGGGTCTTCGACCAGATCCGCATCGGCGACCGGGTCATCGTCTACTGGTCCTAG
- a CDS encoding GIY-YIG nuclease family protein: MAYTYMLLCADRTLYVGSTTDLERRMSEHRVGLGSEYTRHRLPVQLVWYEQYDNVAHAFDREKQLQNWSRAKRLALIRGQLGDLPRLANTSQTPHPLDPPPQ, translated from the coding sequence ATGGCTTACACCTACATGCTTCTCTGCGCAGACCGAACCCTCTACGTCGGCAGCACGACCGACCTCGAACGCCGGATGTCCGAGCACCGCGTGGGCCTCGGCTCGGAGTACACCCGCCATCGCCTCCCCGTGCAGCTGGTCTGGTACGAGCAGTACGACAACGTCGCCCATGCCTTCGACCGGGAGAAGCAGCTTCAGAACTGGAGCCGCGCGAAACGGCTCGCGCTCATCAGAGGACAGCTCGGCGACCTCCCACGCCTCGCCAACACGTCGCAGACGCCGCACCCCTTGGACCCGCCCCCGCAGTGA
- the rsmG gene encoding 16S rRNA (guanine(527)-N(7))-methyltransferase RsmG gives MSEEREGVEGLGKIDPRGEKVFPADRLELAERYAAWLADAGVVRGLIGPREVPRLWDRHILNCAVLGEVIPEGVAVADIGSGAGLPGLVLAIARPDLQITLIEPLLRRTTFLEEVAEDLGLENVTVLRGRADAFHGELGFDVVTSRAVAGLGKLLDWSMPLVVPTGALVAMKGSSIEAEIAEADSELKKWGCAPPTVSELGVGVLETTTVAVRVVWSDPARVDWPPVPKGGQKGSKGGSRKKRR, from the coding sequence GTGAGCGAGGAGCGTGAGGGTGTGGAGGGTCTCGGGAAGATCGATCCCCGAGGGGAGAAGGTCTTTCCGGCCGATCGGCTGGAGCTCGCGGAGAGGTACGCGGCCTGGCTGGCGGACGCCGGGGTGGTGCGAGGTCTGATCGGGCCCCGAGAGGTTCCGCGGCTGTGGGACCGGCACATCCTCAACTGCGCCGTGCTCGGCGAGGTGATCCCGGAAGGGGTCGCCGTGGCGGACATCGGCTCCGGCGCGGGGCTCCCGGGCCTGGTCCTCGCGATCGCCCGCCCGGATCTGCAGATCACGCTGATCGAGCCGCTGCTGCGGCGTACGACCTTTCTCGAGGAGGTCGCCGAGGATCTCGGGCTCGAGAACGTGACGGTGCTGCGGGGGAGGGCGGATGCCTTCCACGGTGAGCTCGGGTTCGACGTGGTGACCTCGCGAGCGGTCGCCGGCCTGGGGAAGCTGCTCGACTGGTCGATGCCGTTGGTGGTTCCCACCGGAGCGCTCGTCGCGATGAAGGGGTCGAGCATCGAGGCGGAGATCGCGGAGGCCGACTCGGAGCTGAAGAAGTGGGGATGCGCCCCTCCGACGGTCTCGGAGCTCGGTGTAGGCGTTTTGGAGACGACAACTGTCGCGGTTCGGGTGGTTTGGTCGGATCCCGCACGGGTAGATTGGCCGCCGGTCCCGAAGGGCGGCCAGAAGGGGTCCAAGGGTGGGTCCCGGAAGAAGCGCCGCTGA
- a CDS encoding ParA family protein, with protein MPYDDESAQNAVSRETDEPVSIRLRTAGDIASFENDFATETTPLAAAAEHTLLARGAASNRPPLPRPASTRVIVSANQKGGVGKTTSTVNIAAALAQLGQKVLVIDLDPQGNACTAFDVDHYQGTPGTYEVLVEGAAIEDVVVPVPKLDGLELVPATIDLAGAEVELVEEEGREQRLKTALAKSPRVGDAEDRWDYVLIDCPPSLGLLTVNALVASTEVMIPIQAEYYALEGLGQLLKTVEMVRAALNPSLKVSSMLITMYDARTRLASQVAEEVREHFGDTVMRTFIPRAVRVSEAPSFGQTVMTYDPGSPGALSYLEAAKELAKQGEQG; from the coding sequence ATGCCGTACGACGACGAGAGCGCACAGAACGCCGTTTCACGTGAAACCGACGAGCCGGTGTCGATCAGGCTCCGTACGGCCGGCGACATCGCATCCTTCGAGAACGACTTCGCCACGGAGACGACGCCGCTGGCCGCTGCCGCCGAGCACACGCTCCTGGCGCGCGGCGCCGCGAGCAACCGGCCGCCGCTGCCGCGGCCGGCGAGCACGCGCGTGATCGTCTCCGCCAACCAGAAGGGTGGGGTCGGCAAGACCACCTCGACGGTGAACATCGCGGCCGCGCTGGCCCAGCTCGGCCAGAAGGTGCTGGTCATCGACCTCGACCCGCAGGGCAACGCCTGCACCGCGTTCGACGTCGACCACTACCAGGGCACTCCGGGGACGTATGAGGTCCTGGTCGAGGGTGCGGCGATCGAGGACGTCGTCGTGCCGGTGCCGAAGCTGGACGGGCTCGAGCTCGTGCCGGCGACCATCGACCTGGCCGGTGCCGAGGTCGAGCTCGTCGAGGAGGAGGGTCGTGAGCAGCGCCTGAAGACGGCGTTGGCGAAGTCCCCTCGCGTCGGCGACGCGGAGGACCGCTGGGACTACGTCCTCATCGACTGCCCGCCGTCGCTGGGCCTGCTGACGGTCAACGCGCTCGTCGCGAGCACCGAGGTGATGATCCCGATCCAGGCGGAGTACTACGCGTTGGAGGGTCTCGGTCAGCTCCTCAAGACGGTCGAGATGGTGCGCGCCGCGCTGAACCCGTCGCTCAAGGTCTCCTCGATGCTGATCACGATGTACGACGCCCGCACCCGCCTCGCCTCGCAGGTCGCCGAGGAGGTCCGCGAGCACTTCGGCGACACCGTCATGCGCACGTTCATCCCCCGCGCCGTGCGCGTGTCCGAGGCGCCGTCGTTCGGGCAGACGGTGATGACGTACGACCCGGGCTCGCCGGGCGCCCTGAGCTATCTCGAGGCCGCCAAGGAGCTCGCCAAACAGGGCGAGCAGGGATGA
- a CDS encoding ParB/RepB/Spo0J family partition protein → MSKQPPKRGLGRGLGSLIPTAPATSGNESTDSASVQPDVRHSDLSAGATSGPAVDPGSTDSAEGRQIENSDLAPVDGAYFAELPVKQIHPNHVQPRQVFDEEAMAELVHSISEIGLLQPIVVRKVDTDSYELVMGERRWRATQQAGLDVIPAIVRETDDTDMLRDALLENLHRSQLNPLEEAAAYQQLLNDFACTHDELAQRIGRSRPQISNTIRLLKLSPSVQRRVAAGVLSAGHARALLAVDGEAQQDKLAQKVVAEGISVRGLEEIVALGDPDGDAFATPRVRRAKPSAPGLKEISDRLSDRFDTRVKVDLGRSKGKITVEFATLDDLRRIVELMSPPADESI, encoded by the coding sequence ATGAGCAAGCAGCCGCCGAAGCGTGGTCTCGGACGGGGTCTGGGCTCGCTGATCCCGACCGCTCCTGCCACCAGCGGAAACGAGTCGACGGACAGCGCTTCTGTCCAGCCTGACGTCCGTCATTCGGACCTTTCCGCTGGAGCGACTTCTGGCCCAGCCGTGGACCCTGGGTCCACCGACTCGGCGGAAGGCCGCCAGATCGAGAATTCGGATCTGGCGCCCGTCGACGGCGCATATTTCGCCGAACTCCCGGTCAAGCAGATCCACCCGAACCACGTGCAGCCTCGTCAGGTCTTCGACGAGGAGGCGATGGCCGAACTGGTCCATTCGATCAGTGAGATCGGCCTTCTGCAGCCCATCGTCGTGCGGAAGGTGGACACCGACTCCTACGAACTGGTCATGGGTGAGCGCCGTTGGCGCGCCACCCAGCAGGCCGGCCTCGATGTCATCCCGGCGATCGTCCGCGAGACCGATGACACCGACATGCTGCGCGACGCGCTCCTGGAGAACCTCCACCGCTCGCAGCTGAACCCCCTCGAGGAGGCGGCCGCCTACCAGCAGCTGCTCAACGACTTCGCCTGTACGCATGACGAGCTCGCTCAGCGGATCGGCCGGTCGCGGCCGCAGATCTCCAACACGATCCGGCTGCTGAAGCTGTCGCCGTCGGTGCAGCGCAGGGTCGCCGCGGGCGTGCTCTCCGCCGGCCACGCCCGGGCGCTGCTCGCGGTCGACGGCGAGGCCCAGCAGGACAAGCTCGCCCAGAAGGTGGTCGCGGAGGGCATCTCCGTGCGCGGCCTCGAGGAGATCGTCGCTCTCGGCGACCCGGACGGCGACGCCTTCGCCACGCCCCGCGTGCGCCGGGCCAAGCCGAGTGCGCCGGGGCTCAAGGAGATCTCCGACAGGCTCTCGGACCGCTTCGACACCCGCGTCAAGGTCGATCTAGGGCGCTCCAAGGGGAAGATCACCGTCGAGTTCGCCACGCTGGACGACCTGCGACGGATCGTCGAGCTGATGTCGCCGCCTGCGGACGAATCCATTTAG